A window of Novosphingobium terrae contains these coding sequences:
- a CDS encoding TonB-dependent receptor plug domain-containing protein translates to MNITAFRAATLMSSALALTLIAPAAHAQDQAQNQAATPAAVPPPAAPETHADADIIVTGSRVRGVAPIGSPVVAMSNKDIAQAGRVTLQQAIQDLPQVFNLGVSEGSRGQTGGAGNIVYGNSINLRGIGPNATLIIVDGHRVTNNGRSIDPSILPTLGVERVEVVADGASAIYGSDAVAGVVNLIPRRNFNGLEMVARGGISDDGVYTEKTLGAAFGHKFNGGQFTLAYEHVEKSNLNGNDRSFFRSNQTSSGGNNYSVTKCAPGTLKAGGVSYAMPGQLTQANAGSLVAGTSNSCNDLQGQDLIPRQRYDSMNGTFDYAINDWLSFTADGFYSYRAFQRLPAYANATITVPSTNAFFVRPNGFTGNSYTIDYNFMNDSQRNMSWGHSESWQISPGLKVKLPHGWQFEALFDKGRTYDISSSTAGLNNTALTAALASSNAATAFDPYGLGRTTAATLAGIFNQVSINPTIGRFTGYEARLNGSLLHLPGGDVKLALGYEGQQFNMSLGTQNGVPGVAYRWTNPGRRVDSAYAELVVPVFSGANAIPGLRKLELDGAVRYDKYSDVGATTNPKFGVNWSPIERMTVRGSYGTSFRAPTLPQIYGNTSQLYVQSYQNPTGGAPITGVALSGGNPGLKPETASTWSVGADYNPVRNLRLSLTYWNVDYKNQVIALLSDLSVLTRAAQYNGTGLIVQGTQASQIVANYIAGGMAVSGALPGGSAANVTTFVDGRSQNLGRSITRGFDFSANYLLPTDRIGNFTFNLAGTYLTQYLSQQTPTAPFLNLLNQIYQPLQFKARLSVNWDIGRFSAMVRANHLGGYANTAATPVQKVASYTPIDLNLSFRVGDKAKPFTLGLEVRNLFDVNPPYVNVAPSSNGGGGYDATATDPVGRLIAVSARKTF, encoded by the coding sequence ATGAACATAACCGCGTTTCGGGCCGCAACCCTGATGAGTTCCGCACTGGCGCTGACCCTGATCGCGCCGGCGGCTCATGCTCAGGATCAGGCCCAAAATCAGGCAGCGACTCCGGCTGCCGTGCCGCCGCCCGCCGCCCCTGAAACGCACGCCGATGCCGACATCATCGTCACCGGCAGCCGCGTGCGCGGTGTGGCGCCGATTGGCTCGCCGGTGGTGGCGATGAGCAACAAGGATATTGCGCAAGCCGGTCGCGTGACCTTGCAGCAGGCGATTCAGGATCTGCCGCAGGTCTTCAATCTGGGCGTTTCGGAAGGGTCGCGCGGCCAGACGGGCGGCGCGGGCAACATCGTCTATGGCAATTCGATCAACCTGCGCGGCATTGGCCCCAATGCCACGCTGATCATTGTTGACGGGCATCGCGTGACCAACAATGGCCGCTCGATCGATCCGTCCATCCTTCCGACGCTGGGCGTGGAACGGGTTGAGGTGGTGGCCGATGGCGCGTCGGCCATCTATGGTTCGGATGCGGTGGCGGGCGTGGTCAACCTCATTCCGCGCCGCAATTTCAATGGTCTGGAAATGGTGGCGCGCGGCGGTATTTCCGATGATGGCGTCTACACCGAAAAGACTTTGGGCGCTGCCTTCGGCCACAAGTTCAACGGCGGGCAATTCACGCTGGCCTATGAGCATGTCGAAAAGAGCAATCTCAACGGCAATGACCGCAGCTTCTTCCGCTCCAACCAGACCAGCTCGGGCGGTAACAATTATTCGGTGACGAAATGTGCGCCCGGAACGCTGAAGGCAGGCGGTGTATCCTATGCCATGCCGGGACAATTGACGCAGGCCAATGCCGGAAGTCTGGTCGCGGGCACATCGAACAGCTGCAACGATTTGCAGGGTCAGGATCTGATCCCGCGCCAGCGCTATGACAGCATGAACGGCACCTTCGATTACGCCATCAATGACTGGCTGAGCTTCACCGCCGACGGTTTCTATTCCTATCGGGCCTTCCAGCGCCTGCCCGCTTACGCCAATGCCACGATCACTGTGCCCTCCACCAACGCCTTCTTCGTGCGCCCCAATGGCTTCACCGGCAACAGCTACACCATCGACTACAACTTCATGAATGACAGCCAGCGCAACATGAGCTGGGGCCATTCGGAAAGCTGGCAGATCTCGCCGGGCCTCAAGGTGAAGCTGCCGCATGGCTGGCAGTTCGAGGCGCTGTTCGACAAGGGCCGCACCTATGATATCTCAAGCTCCACGGCGGGGCTGAACAACACGGCGCTCACCGCCGCGCTGGCCAGCAGCAATGCGGCGACGGCCTTCGATCCCTATGGGCTGGGGCGCACCACTGCGGCGACACTGGCGGGGATTTTCAACCAGGTCTCGATCAACCCGACCATTGGCCGCTTCACCGGTTACGAGGCGCGGCTCAACGGTTCGCTGCTGCATCTGCCGGGCGGCGATGTGAAGCTGGCGCTGGGCTATGAAGGGCAGCAGTTCAACATGTCGCTGGGCACGCAGAATGGCGTGCCGGGCGTGGCCTATCGCTGGACCAATCCGGGTCGCCGCGTCGATTCCGCCTATGCCGAGCTGGTGGTGCCGGTGTTCAGCGGCGCCAATGCCATCCCCGGCCTGCGCAAGCTGGAGCTGGACGGCGCGGTGCGTTACGACAAATATTCCGATGTGGGCGCCACCACCAATCCGAAGTTCGGCGTCAACTGGTCACCCATCGAGCGGATGACGGTGCGCGGCAGCTATGGCACCAGCTTCCGGGCGCCCACCCTGCCGCAGATCTATGGCAACACCAGCCAGCTCTATGTGCAGAGCTATCAGAACCCCACAGGCGGCGCGCCGATCACGGGTGTGGCGCTGTCGGGCGGCAATCCGGGGCTGAAGCCGGAAACCGCCAGCACCTGGTCGGTGGGTGCGGATTACAATCCGGTGCGCAATCTGCGCCTGTCGCTCACCTACTGGAATGTCGATTACAAGAATCAGGTGATCGCGCTGCTGTCTGACCTTTCGGTGTTGACGCGCGCCGCGCAGTACAATGGCACCGGGCTGATTGTGCAGGGCACGCAGGCCTCGCAGATCGTGGCCAATTATATCGCTGGCGGCATGGCGGTTTCGGGCGCTTTGCCGGGGGGCAGCGCGGCCAATGTCACCACCTTTGTCGATGGGCGCAGCCAGAATCTGGGCCGCTCGATCACGCGCGGTTTCGACTTTTCGGCCAATTACCTGCTGCCCACCGACAGGATCGGTAATTTCACCTTCAATCTGGCGGGCACCTATCTCACCCAATATCTCTCGCAGCAGACGCCCACGGCGCCCTTCCTCAATCTGCTGAACCAGATCTATCAGCCGTTGCAGTTCAAGGCGCGGCTTAGTGTGAATTGGGATATCGGGCGTTTTTCCGCGATGGTGCGGGCCAACCATCTGGGCGGCTATGCCAACACCGCCGCCACGCCGGTGCAGAAGGTGGCCAGCTACACGCCGATCGACCTCAACCTCAGCTTCCGCGTGGGTGACAAGGCCAAGCCTTTCACGCTGGGGCTGGAGGTGCGCAACCTCTTCGATGTGAACCCGCCCTATGTGAATGTGGCGCCCAGCAGCAATGGCGGCGGCGGCTATGATGCCACCGCCACCGATCCGGTGGGCCGTCTGATCGCTGTCTCTGCAAGGAAGACGTTCTGA
- a CDS encoding TRAP transporter small permease subunit, with amino-acid sequence MPPSEAGDTAPERPAPSRWSRMAMLAAYTPGALGLVLAAGSDAIAVAGRHIGLHLLGSIEITEAAIVLLSTSAMLVATLDFHHASVHMLTARLSPENAGRLARVAALFGALLFVLLALGTARLNAELWSGFEQTELLHIPLRWLRALWLLTTIAIAALFLRRAIKGPQA; translated from the coding sequence ATGCCCCCAAGCGAGGCCGGCGATACTGCGCCCGAGCGCCCTGCTCCATCACGATGGAGCCGCATGGCGATGCTGGCCGCCTATACGCCCGGCGCGCTGGGGCTGGTTCTGGCGGCGGGCTCCGATGCGATTGCCGTGGCCGGGCGCCATATCGGCCTGCATCTGCTGGGCTCGATCGAGATCACAGAGGCGGCGATTGTGCTGCTCTCCACCTCGGCCATGCTGGTGGCCACGCTCGATTTCCATCACGCCAGCGTGCATATGCTGACGGCGCGCCTTTCGCCGGAAAACGCCGGGCGTCTGGCCCGAGTCGCCGCTTTGTTCGGCGCGCTGCTGTTTGTGCTGCTGGCGCTGGGCACGGCACGCCTCAACGCCGAACTGTGGAGCGGCTTCGAGCAGACCGAATTGCTGCATATCCCCCTGCGCTGGCTGCGCGCCCTGTGGCTGCTGACCACCATCGCCATCGCCGCCCTGTTCCTGCGCCGCGCCATC
- a CDS encoding MarR family winged helix-turn-helix transcriptional regulator, which translates to MASKVAGGGRVAQTRVVESATGVKLGRLGDFVGFRLRRVQNQLSRDFAAVTAERGLRSGLFSSLALISANPGLSQAELSREIAMDKSVTVTLVDEMERRGWAERKRSPTDRRRHALYVTPEGEAQLEEMFALVSETENAVLHQLSPAELLLLSELLDRMYAVCVAEDGGEAVK; encoded by the coding sequence ATGGCCAGTAAGGTGGCAGGTGGCGGCAGGGTGGCTCAGACCCGCGTTGTGGAGAGCGCCACGGGCGTTAAACTGGGGCGGCTGGGCGATTTTGTCGGCTTCCGTTTGCGGCGCGTGCAGAATCAGCTCTCACGCGATTTCGCGGCGGTGACGGCGGAGCGTGGACTGCGCTCTGGCCTGTTTTCCTCGCTGGCTTTGATTTCCGCGAATCCGGGGCTGTCTCAGGCCGAATTGTCGCGGGAAATCGCCATGGACAAGTCGGTCACGGTGACTTTGGTGGATGAAATGGAGCGGCGCGGCTGGGCCGAGCGCAAGCGTTCTCCTACTGATCGGCGGCGCCATGCGCTCTATGTCACGCCTGAGGGCGAGGCGCAGCTGGAAGAGATGTTCGCACTGGTCAGCGAGACGGAAAATGCCGTTTTGCATCAGCTGTCTCCGGCGGAATTGCTGCTGCTGAGCGAGCTGCTTGATCGCATGTATGCTGTCTGTGTGGCGGAGGATGGTGGGGAGGCTGTAAAATAG